GCCCAAGCGCTTCATCCGCGTGCTCAAGCCGGTGGAAGTGCGCGAGGGCGACAAGATCGCGCGCTTCGAGCCGTTCGACGGCTTCAAGCTCGACTTCACCATCGCCTTCGACCATCCCGCGATCCCGCTGGCGCAGTCGCGCGCCGAAGTCGAGTTCTCGACCGAGGCCTACATCCGCGAAGTCAGCCGGGCGCGCACCTTCGGCTTCATGCGCGACCTGGAATACATGCGCGAGCGCAATCTTGGTCTCGGCGGGTCGATGGACAATGCGATCGTGCTCGACGAGTTCCGCGTGCTCAACGACGACGGCCTCCGATACGCCAACGAGTTCGTGCGCCACAAGATTCTCGACGCGGTCGGTGACCTCTATCTGGCCGGCCATCCCATCCTCGGGCGGTTCGTCGGTTACAAGTCGGGCCATGCGCTCAACAACAAGCTGGTCCGCGCACTGCTGGCGCAGAGCGACGCCTGGGAAGAGGTCACGTTCGACCGGGCGGGCAATGCACCGCTCGCCTACGGCGCCCCGGTTGCCGCCTGAGCGGCGGTGATCACCTTCGCCAACACGCGATGAACTTGGCCGTGACCGCGCCGGACCTGTTCATGTCTGTGGCGATACTTAACTAAAAGTTAACGTTATCTTTCTGATTCCGTAACTTGTAGTTAACCTCCTGCCCGCTTTCGGCCAGTAGGATGGCCCCTCCCCCCTTCACCTGGCCTCGACTTTGGTGAGCAGGGGACGGGACCGCCGCTTCATTTTCGTTCGTCGCCATCCTCGCCGGATTGCAGCGAAGCCAGCGCCGCCTTCAGCGCAGCGCGGGCCACCGGCGAAGGTGGGGTGGTACGTGCGCGGCCAGCATCGACCTCGGGTCGGAGCGGCCGGGTCGAGGTTCTGACCACGATGTCGCTGACATCCAGCCCGATGGACCGGGCGGCGTCGAGCAGCACATCAGCCGACAGGCGCAGCCTGGCGTGCCAGATGGGCGAATCGACGAGGAAGACCAACCTGCTGCCATCCACATTGGCCAACCGCGCATGCGGCGCCAGCGTCGGTGGCAACAGGGGAACGAGACGGCGATCCAACGCGTCGAGCCACATGGCCCGGCGGATCGGATCGGCCGACGTACCGCCCAGTGCCGCTTCCAGTGCGGCCGTCGGGGCTCCCACGCGGGAAGCGCCGATGCGGGGCGGTTTGGATCTGGACCTGAAATCAGACATTGGTACGTATGACCCTGAACTCGTTTTTGAATGATATGCGCGGCCGTGTCGCGCAGGTGGCCGCCCGGGCCCGCGCCGTGTCGGCGCGCCGGCCGCTGACCGTCGCTGCTGCCGTCGCCGTCGCCGGCCTGTGCGGGGGCGCCGCGCTCAACGCCGCCGAGGTCGCGCGCCTGCATGGCGTCGCCGCCAGCAACGAACGCGCGATCGACGCCACCCGCCGCGAAGCCCAGCGCGAGATCAACGCACTCGCTGCGCGGATGAGCGAACTCCAGGCCCAGGCGACTCGTCTCAATGCCCTTGGTGACCGGCTTGCGCGCGGCGCAGGCCTCGAGGACGGCGAGTTCGATTTCGACCAGCCGGTCGGCCAGGGTGGTGCGGAACCCGCGCGGGACATGCCGGCGCGCACGCTGCTTGGCGGCATGGATGCGCTCGATGATGATTTCGCCTCCGCCGGCCAGCAGCTTTCGGTGCTCGAGGCCCTGCTGTTCGACCTGCGCATCGAGCAGAACGCGCTGCCGTCGCGTTCGCCGGTGGGCAAGAGCTACGTGACCTCGTCCTATGGCTACCGCGCCGACCCCTTCGGTCGCGGCGGCCAGTTCCACAAGGGCATCGACTTCAGCGCCCGCACCGGCGATCGCGTGATGACGGTCGCCGACGGCGTGGTCAGCTATTCGGGCGTGCGCAGTGGCTACGGCAATGTCGTCGAGGTCGATCACGGCAACGGCTACGTGACCCGCTATGCGCACAATTCGCGCAACGTGGTGAAGGTGGGCGATCTGGTCCGCGTCGGCGACGAGATCGCCAAGGCCGGCTCCACCGGTCGCTCTACCGGCGCCCATGTGCATTTCGAGGTGTGGGAGAACGGCCGCGTGCAGAACCCGCGCAAGTTCCTCGGCAACATGGGTGTCACCCGCCAGTAACCGGCCGCAGCCGCTGCGTTCTGGCGCAGACGCAGCGGGTCCTGCGCATGCGCGTTGACCCGGCCGGATCCGGGGCGACGCTGGGCGACGTGTCGGGCTTGCGCCTGTTCCTGGCGTTCGACACACGCAGCCCGGCAGCGTGCGGCAACGCCGACGCATACCGGTCCGCAGCCGCGCGGGGCAGGCGCCCTGTCAGAGAAAGGCTCCCGTCCGCCGTCCACCGGTAGCCGCAAGGGCGCCACCCGCGCGGTCCGGGTGGCTTGAAAGCGCAGCCGCCCTCCCCAAGCTACAATGCGTGTTGCCAACGAAAGGGCGCCCGGCGCCCTTTTCTTTTGCGGCTCTGCGGCGAAACCGCCTGCGCCGCGCCTCGATTCCCGAACCCGGTACTCCAATGCTCAATCGCCTGCTCACCAGTGTCTTCGGCAGTCGCAACGACCGCTTCGTCAAACAGCTCGAGAAGATCGTCGCGAAGATCAACGCCCTGGAACCGCAGATGGAGGCGCTCTCGGACGCGGAGCTGCAGGCCAAGACGCCCGAGTTCAAGGCACGCATCGCCAACGGCGAATCGCTCGACAAGATCCTGCCCGAGGCCTTCGCGGTCTGCCGCGAAGCGAGCAAGCGGGTGCTGGGCATGCGCCCTTACGACGTGCAGCTGATCGGCGGCATGGTGCTGCACATGGGCAAGATCGCCGAGATGCGCACCGGCGAGGGCAAGACCCTGGTCGGCACGCTGCCGACGTATCTCAATGCGCTCGAGGGCAAGGGCGTCCACGTCATCACGGTCAACGATTACCTCGCCCGCCGTGACGCGGCGCAGATGGGCAAGCTCTACAACTGGCTGGGTCTGTCGGTCGGCGTGATCTGGCCGGGCATGCCCCACGGCGAAGCGAAGCGCGACGCCTACCGCGCAGACATCACCTACGGCACCAACAACGAATTCGGCTTCGACTACCTGCGCGACAACATGGCGCTGTCGAAGGCCGACCGTTACCAGCGCGGCCTCAACTACGCGATCATCGACGAAGTCGACTCGATCCTGATCGACGAAGCGCGCACGCCGCTGATCATCTCCGGCCCCGCCGACGACTCCCCCGAGCTCTACATCAAGGTCAACCGTCTGGTGCCCTCGCTGGTCAGGCAGGAGACCGAAGACGGCGACGGCGACTTCTGGGTGGATGAGAAGGGCAAGCAGGTCCACCTGTCCGAGGCCGGCCAGGAGCACGCCGAGGAACTGCTGCGCAAGGCCGGCATCCTCGGCGAGGACGAGAGCCTCTACGCGCCGCAGAACATCCACATCGTGCACCACCTCAACGCGGGCCTGCGGGCGCACGCGATCTACCAGCGCGACGACCAT
The genomic region above belongs to Luteimonas chenhongjianii and contains:
- the lpxC gene encoding UDP-3-O-acyl-N-acetylglucosamine deacetylase — its product is MPRQRTIKNVIRATGVGLHSGEKVFLTLRPAAPDTGIVFRRVDLDPPVDIPAHGNLVTETTLCTGLSCGPAKVQTVEHLMSALAGLGVDNMYVELSAAEVPIMDGSSGPFVFLLQSAGVVEQDAPKRFIRVLKPVEVREGDKIARFEPFDGFKLDFTIAFDHPAIPLAQSRAEVEFSTEAYIREVSRARTFGFMRDLEYMRERNLGLGGSMDNAIVLDEFRVLNDDGLRYANEFVRHKILDAVGDLYLAGHPILGRFVGYKSGHALNNKLVRALLAQSDAWEEVTFDRAGNAPLAYGAPVAA
- a CDS encoding DUF721 domain-containing protein encodes the protein MSDFRSRSKPPRIGASRVGAPTAALEAALGGTSADPIRRAMWLDALDRRLVPLLPPTLAPHARLANVDGSRLVFLVDSPIWHARLRLSADVLLDAARSIGLDVSDIVVRTSTRPLRPEVDAGRARTTPPSPVARAALKAALASLQSGEDGDERK
- a CDS encoding M23 family metallopeptidase, producing MTLNSFLNDMRGRVAQVAARARAVSARRPLTVAAAVAVAGLCGGAALNAAEVARLHGVAASNERAIDATRREAQREINALAARMSELQAQATRLNALGDRLARGAGLEDGEFDFDQPVGQGGAEPARDMPARTLLGGMDALDDDFASAGQQLSVLEALLFDLRIEQNALPSRSPVGKSYVTSSYGYRADPFGRGGQFHKGIDFSARTGDRVMTVADGVVSYSGVRSGYGNVVEVDHGNGYVTRYAHNSRNVVKVGDLVRVGDEIAKAGSTGRSTGAHVHFEVWENGRVQNPRKFLGNMGVTRQ